From Acidobacteriota bacterium:
AGATGCCCGACGACAGCGGGCGTTGGATGTGGCGGGAGTTGTTGAGTGCGCTGTCGGCCGGCACCGTCATGCTCGGCGTCTGCCTCGCCTTCGGTTGGCTCGTACGGACGGCGCTCGATCACAGGCGTTGGCAGCGCGTGGCGAAAGTGCAGGTCGAGACGCATACCAAGCTGCTCGACAGGATGACGACGTCCGAGGATCTGCGCAGCTATATGGAGTCTGATGCCGGACGACAGTTCCTCGAATCGGCACCGATCAGGCTCGACGGCCGCCCCACGCCGCTTGCGGCTCCCGTCAGCCGTATCCTGTGGTCGGTGCAGGTAGGCGTCGTGGCGGTGTGCGCCGGTGTGGCGCTCCAGTTCGTGACGCGCAGCGCGATCGACGATGTGGCGCAGCCGCTCCGTGTGCTGGGCGTGCTCGTCACGGCCATCGGATGCGGGTTCGTGCTGTCGGCGGGGATTGCCTACGCCCTGTCGCGCAAGCTCGGATTGCTGCGCGAGACGGAGACGCCGGCCAGTGCGCCGTGGCCGCAGGCCTGACATGACCGACGCCCGCATCGACGCCCTCGCGCTCACTGCCGCAGCCACCAGCGACGACACGTTCGTGCTGCGCGAAGACGAGTTCAGGCTGCTGTACGACAGGACCTCTCGGCCGCTCTGGGTGTATCTGCACAGGCTGACGCGGGACGCGCACGCGGCTGACGACCTGCTCCAGGAGACGTACTTCCGCTTCCTGAGGACGCCGGGACGCTACCAGGACGATCGGCACGAGCGCAACGCGCTGTATCGCATCGCCACCAACCTCGCGCACGACAGTCGCCGCCGGTTCCGTCCGGCGACGGTGTCGATCGAAGAGCCCGCGGGCAGCGCGCTGCAGGGCCCGCCCGATGCCGTCCACAGCAGCGACGCTCGCGCCGACGTCCGCCGCGCGCTCGCGCGCCTGGCCGATCGCGATCAGCAGTTGCTCTGGCTCGCGTACGCGGAGGGCTCGTCCCACGAGGAGATCGCGGCGTCGCTCGGCCTGCGCACCAACAGCGTGAAGACGATGCTGTTCCGCGCGCGTCAGCGCCTCGCGGCATTGCTGCCGGGAGGCATGGCGCGGGGAGGAGGCCGGTGATGACGCAC
This genomic window contains:
- a CDS encoding sigma-70 family RNA polymerase sigma factor, producing MTDARIDALALTAAATSDDTFVLREDEFRLLYDRTSRPLWVYLHRLTRDAHAADDLLQETYFRFLRTPGRYQDDRHERNALYRIATNLAHDSRRRFRPATVSIEEPAGSALQGPPDAVHSSDARADVRRALARLADRDQQLLWLAYAEGSSHEEIAASLGLRTNSVKTMLFRARQRLAALLPGGMARGGGR